One window of Mauremys mutica isolate MM-2020 ecotype Southern chromosome 6, ASM2049712v1, whole genome shotgun sequence genomic DNA carries:
- the ONECUT2 gene encoding one cut domain family member 2 isoform X2 yields the protein MKAAYTAYRCLTKELDACAMNPEMTMDSLGSLHGAASHEQDLLGSPSRSAGSLRVHPPPSHQDLASASSRSAMVSSMASLLDGAGDYRPELSIPLHHAMSMPCDSSPPGMGMSTTYTTLTPLQPLPPISTVSDKFHHPHHHPHAHHHHHHHHHQRLSGNVSGSFTLMRDERGLPAMNNLYSPYKEMSGMGQSLSPLAGTPLGNGLGSIHNTQQSLHNYGPPSHDKMLSPNFDAHTAMLARGEQHLSRGLATPPAAMMSHLTGMHHPGHPGHAQPHGPVLASSRERPPSSSGSQVNNSGQLEEINTKEVAQRITAELKRYSIPQAIFAQRVLCRSQGTLSDLLRNPKPWSKLKSGRETFRRMWKWLQEPEFQRMSALRLADQIIWKGSPHRGYQ from the coding sequence ATGAAGGCTGCCTACACCGCCTATCGATGCCTCACCAAAGAGCTGGATGCCTGCGCCATGAACCCGGAGATGACCATGGACAGCCTGGGCAGTTTGCATGGGGCCGCCAGCCACGAGCAGGATCTGCTGGGCAGCCCCAGCCGCAGCGCCGGGTCGCTACGGGTCCACCCTCCTCCTTCGCACCAGGACTTGGCTTCTGCCTCTTCCCGCTCGGCCATGGTGTCCAGCATGGCTTCCCTGCTAGACGGGGCAGGGGACTACCGGCCGGAGCTGTCCATCCCCCTGCACCATGCCATGAGCATGCCCTGTGACTCCTCGCCCCCTGGCATGGGCATGAGCACCACCTACACCACTCTGACTCCACTCCAGCCCCTGCCGCCCATCTCCACCGTCTCCGACAAGTTCCACCACCCGCACCACCACCCCCAtgcccaccaccaccatcaccaccaccaccaccagcgcCTCTCCGGCAATGTCAGCGGGAGCTTCACCCTGATGAGGGACGAGAGGGGGCTGCCGGCCATGAACAACCTCTACAGCCCCTACAAGGAGATGTCCGGCATGGGGCAGAGCCTGTCCCCCTTGGCTGGCACCCCCCTGGGCAACGGATTGGGGTCCATCCACAACACCCAGCAGAGCCTCCATAACTATGGGCCCCCCAGCCACGACAAGATGCTCAGCCCCAACTTCGATGCCCACACTGCCATGCTGGCCAGGGGCGAGCAGCACCTCTCCCGGGGGCTGGCTACCCCTCCTGCGGCCATGATGTCCCACTTAACCGGTATGCACCATCCTGGGCACCCTGGCCATGCGCAGCCTCACGGGCCCGTGTTGGCTTCCAGTCGGGAAAGGCCGCCCTCCTCCTCTGGATCTCAAGTTAACAACTCTGGGCAGTTAGAAGAGATCAACACCAAAGAAGTGGCCCAGAGGATCACTGCAGAGCTGAAGCGCTATAGCATCCCCCAGGCGATCTTTGCCCAGAGGGTGCTGTGCCGTTCTCAGGGGACCCTCTCAGACCTGCTAAGGAACCCTAAACCCTGGAGTAAGCTGAAATCTGGCAGGGAGACGTTCAGGAGAATGTGGAAATGGCTGCAGGAACCCGAGTTCCAGAGAATGTCAGCCTTAAGACTTGCAG